From a single Pseudomonas sp. A34-9 genomic region:
- the pqqD gene encoding pyrroloquinoline quinone biosynthesis peptide chaperone PqqD, which yields MSFDRSKVPTWRPGYRFQYEPAQKGHVLLYPEGMIKLNDSAALIGGLIDGQRDVAAIIAKLDEQFPGVPELGDDIEQFMEVARAQHWIELA from the coding sequence ATGAGTTTCGACCGCAGCAAAGTCCCGACCTGGCGTCCCGGCTACCGCTTCCAGTACGAACCGGCGCAGAAAGGCCACGTGCTGCTCTACCCCGAGGGCATGATCAAACTCAACGACAGCGCCGCGCTGATCGGCGGTTTGATTGACGGTCAACGCGATGTCGCGGCGATCATCGCCAAACTCGATGAGCAGTTCCCCGGCGTGCCCGAGCTCGGTGACGACATCGAGCAATTCATGGAGGTTGCCCGTGCGCAGCACTGGATCGAACTTGCCTGA
- a CDS encoding YqaE/Pmp3 family membrane protein: MDFIRIIIAILLPPLGVFLQVGFGGAFWLNILLTLCGYIPGIVHAVYIIAKR, translated from the coding sequence ATGGATTTCATTCGCATCATCATCGCTATTCTGTTGCCACCACTGGGCGTGTTTCTGCAGGTCGGGTTTGGCGGGGCGTTCTGGTTGAACATTCTGCTGACGCTGTGCGGGTATATTCCGGGGATCGTGCATGCGGTGTACATCATCGCCAAGCGCTGA
- the pqqC gene encoding pyrroloquinoline-quinone synthase PqqC, with protein sequence MTDTPLSAAEFEAALRAKGAYYHIHHPYHVAMYQGRATREQIQGWVANRFYYQVNIPLKDAAILANCPDREIRREWIQRLLDHDGAPGEDGGIEAWLRLGQAVGLDPDQLRSQELVLPGVRFAVDAYVNFARRASWQEAASSSLTELFAPQIHQSRLDSWPQHYPWIDPAGYEYFRTRLGQARRDVEHGLAITLEHYKTREGQERMLEILQFKLDILWSMLDAMSMAYELNRPPYHSVTEQRVWHKGITL encoded by the coding sequence ATGACCGACACCCCGCTGTCCGCCGCCGAATTCGAAGCGGCCCTGCGCGCCAAAGGCGCCTACTACCACATCCACCACCCCTACCACGTGGCGATGTACCAAGGCCGCGCCACTCGCGAACAGATCCAGGGCTGGGTCGCCAACCGCTTCTACTATCAGGTGAACATCCCCCTGAAAGACGCGGCGATCCTCGCCAATTGCCCGGACCGGGAAATCCGCCGCGAATGGATTCAGCGCCTGCTCGACCACGACGGCGCTCCGGGTGAAGACGGCGGTATCGAAGCCTGGCTGCGCCTCGGTCAAGCGGTCGGTCTCGATCCGGATCAACTGCGCTCCCAGGAGCTGGTGCTGCCCGGCGTGCGTTTCGCCGTCGATGCCTACGTCAACTTCGCCCGCCGCGCCAGTTGGCAGGAAGCGGCCAGCAGTTCGTTGACCGAACTGTTCGCGCCGCAGATCCACCAGTCGCGTCTCGACAGCTGGCCACAGCATTACCCGTGGATCGACCCGGCCGGTTACGAATATTTCCGTACCCGCCTCGGTCAGGCGCGCCGTGATGTCGAGCACGGTCTGGCGATCACGCTGGAGCACTACAAGACCCGCGAAGGCCAGGAGCGCATGCTGGAAATTCTCCAGTTCAAACTCGACATTCTTTGGAGCATGCTCGATGCCATGAGCATGGCCTACGAACTGAACCGCCCGCCGTACCACAGCGTGACCGAACAACGCGTCTGGCATAAAGGAATCACCTTATGA
- a CDS encoding S9 family peptidase: protein MNETHASSPRAEPFSASQAVAAGMDFAELQLGAHGLFWNEYRPEDAACRIWHWRDGVAKCLTPNGFSVRSRVYEYGGGAFCLAPDGVVFVAEADQQLYRQKFGGEPQALTLGECRYGDLQFAFGQVLAVEEQQDLHRLVAIDLTDGARHLLAEGADFYAAPTISADGRRLAWIEWSRPHQPWTSTRLMVAERLTDGAFGSPRCVAGAEIEESIQQPRFDAENRLYCLTDRGGFWQPWAETSAGLEPLPAAQADHAPAPWQLGGCTWLPVEHSVLASWSEGGFGRLTLGDDDFTGDYSRFRHLALDAQFIYCIAASPISPSAVIAIDRTTREVKVLAGGVAPLPAERISRPQTLRYPSGAGEAHGFFYPAMSGETKPPLVVFIHGGPTSACYPMLDPRIQYWTQRGFAVADLNYRGSSGYGREYRQALHLSWGEVDVEDACAVVTYLAEQGLIDGERAFIRGGSAGGYTTLCALAFQQVFRAGASLYGVSDPVALARATHKFEGDYLDWLIGDPGQDAERYAARTPLLHASNIRVPVIFFQGELDAVVVPQQTRDMVTALEHNGIPVEAHYYPDERHGFRRAANQAHALEQEWKFYRRVMGLSD, encoded by the coding sequence ATGAACGAAACTCACGCCTCATCGCCAAGGGCTGAGCCTTTCAGCGCCTCGCAAGCCGTCGCTGCCGGCATGGATTTCGCTGAACTCCAGCTCGGTGCCCATGGGCTGTTCTGGAATGAATATCGTCCGGAGGATGCCGCATGTCGGATCTGGCATTGGCGCGATGGCGTGGCGAAATGTCTGACGCCGAATGGCTTCAGCGTGCGCAGTCGGGTGTACGAATATGGCGGTGGCGCGTTTTGTCTGGCGCCGGACGGGGTGGTTTTTGTCGCTGAGGCGGATCAGCAGTTGTATCGCCAAAAGTTCGGTGGCGAGCCGCAAGCATTGACCTTGGGTGAATGTCGTTACGGCGATCTGCAATTTGCTTTCGGCCAGGTGCTGGCGGTGGAAGAACAGCAAGATCTGCATCGGCTCGTAGCCATTGATCTGACTGACGGGGCGCGTCATTTATTGGCTGAGGGTGCGGATTTTTATGCTGCACCCACGATCAGTGCGGATGGTCGGCGCCTGGCGTGGATCGAGTGGAGTCGACCCCATCAGCCGTGGACGTCGACCCGGTTGATGGTGGCTGAGCGCTTGACTGACGGCGCCTTCGGTTCGCCGCGATGCGTTGCCGGCGCCGAGATTGAAGAGTCCATCCAACAACCTCGATTCGATGCCGAAAATCGCCTTTATTGCCTGACTGATCGTGGTGGATTCTGGCAGCCGTGGGCTGAGACTTCCGCCGGTTTGGAGCCATTACCTGCTGCGCAAGCCGATCACGCTCCGGCGCCTTGGCAATTGGGCGGGTGCACTTGGTTGCCTGTTGAACATTCGGTTTTAGCCAGTTGGAGTGAAGGCGGCTTCGGCCGTCTGACTTTAGGCGATGACGACTTCACCGGTGACTACAGCCGTTTCCGGCATTTGGCTTTGGATGCGCAATTTATCTACTGCATCGCCGCCTCACCGATCAGTCCTTCGGCAGTCATCGCCATTGATCGAACTACGCGCGAAGTGAAGGTGTTGGCCGGTGGCGTAGCGCCCCTGCCTGCCGAACGCATCAGCCGTCCGCAAACCCTGCGTTACCCGAGTGGCGCGGGTGAGGCTCACGGTTTTTTCTATCCCGCCATGAGCGGTGAGACGAAACCGCCGTTGGTGGTGTTCATCCACGGTGGCCCGACGTCAGCCTGCTATCCGATGCTCGACCCGCGCATTCAATACTGGACGCAACGCGGCTTCGCCGTCGCCGATCTCAACTATCGCGGCAGCAGTGGTTATGGCCGGGAATATCGGCAAGCGCTGCACTTGAGCTGGGGTGAGGTGGATGTTGAGGATGCTTGTGCCGTCGTCACGTATCTTGCCGAACAAGGCTTGATCGACGGTGAACGCGCGTTCATTCGAGGCGGCAGCGCGGGCGGCTACACCACGTTGTGCGCACTGGCGTTTCAGCAAGTCTTCCGAGCCGGCGCCAGCCTCTACGGCGTCAGCGATCCAGTTGCGTTGGCGCGAGCGACACACAAGTTTGAAGGCGATTATCTGGACTGGTTGATCGGTGACCCCGGACAAGATGCCGAACGCTACGCTGCCCGCACGCCGTTGCTGCACGCGAGCAACATCCGCGTACCGGTGATCTTCTTTCAGGGTGAACTGGATGCTGTGGTGGTCCCGCAACAAACCCGCGATATGGTCACGGCACTGGAGCACAACGGCATTCCGGTCGAAGCCCACTACTACCCCGATGAACGCCACGGCTTCCGCCGCGCCGCCAATCAGGCGCATGCGCTGGAGCAGGAGTGGAAGTTTTATCGGCGGGTGATGGGGCTTTCGGACTGA
- a CDS encoding DNA-binding transcriptional regulator produces the protein MSKKFKSEVSESIHESASALLAVGAISKATMREFDESCLATVPEAIPAEQIKALRERNNVSQPVFARYLNTSASTVKQWESGDKHPSGMALKLLSIVQKHGLQILS, from the coding sequence ATGAGTAAGAAATTTAAAAGTGAGGTTTCTGAATCGATACACGAATCAGCCAGCGCTCTACTGGCTGTCGGAGCAATCAGCAAGGCAACAATGCGCGAGTTTGATGAGTCGTGTCTGGCAACGGTTCCTGAAGCGATCCCGGCGGAACAGATCAAGGCTCTGCGCGAACGCAATAACGTTAGCCAGCCGGTATTCGCTCGCTATTTGAACACTAGCGCGTCGACGGTCAAGCAATGGGAGTCGGGAGACAAACACCCGAGCGGAATGGCGCTGAAGTTACTGAGCATCGTGCAGAAGCACGGACTGCAAATTCTTAGCTGA
- the pqqE gene encoding pyrroloquinoline quinone biosynthesis protein PqqE: MRSTGSNLPDSSVQVPPKPEVGLPLWLLAELTYRCPLQCPYCSNPLDFAEQGKELSTEQWIKVFREAREMGAAQLGFSGGEPLVRQDLAELIHEARQLGFYTNLITSGIGLTEQKISDFKKAGLDHIQISFQASDEQVNNLLAGSKKAFAQKLEMARAVKAHGYPMVLNFVTHRHNIDKIDRIIELCIALEADFVELATCQFYGWAQLNRVGLLPTKEQLVRAERITNEYRAKLEAEGHPCKLIFVTPDYYEERPKACMNGWGSIFLTVTPDGTALPCHGARQLPVQFPNVRDHSMQHIWYDSFGFNRFRGYDWMPEPCRSCDEKEKDFGGCRCQAFMLTGDASNADPVCSKSEHHGVILKAREEAETATQTIEQLAFRNERNSRLIAKG; encoded by the coding sequence GTGCGCAGCACTGGATCGAACTTGCCTGATTCGTCGGTGCAAGTACCGCCAAAACCTGAAGTCGGCCTGCCGCTGTGGCTGCTCGCCGAGCTGACCTACCGCTGCCCGCTGCAATGCCCGTACTGCTCCAATCCGCTGGATTTCGCCGAGCAGGGCAAAGAACTGAGCACCGAGCAGTGGATCAAGGTATTCCGCGAAGCGCGGGAGATGGGCGCGGCGCAACTGGGTTTTTCCGGTGGCGAGCCGCTGGTGCGTCAGGATCTCGCCGAGCTGATTCATGAAGCGCGGCAGCTGGGTTTCTACACCAACCTGATCACCTCCGGCATCGGCCTGACCGAGCAGAAAATCAGCGACTTCAAGAAGGCTGGCCTCGATCACATTCAGATCAGTTTCCAGGCCAGTGACGAGCAAGTGAACAACCTGCTCGCTGGCTCGAAAAAGGCTTTCGCGCAGAAGTTGGAAATGGCTCGCGCAGTGAAGGCACACGGTTATCCGATGGTGCTGAACTTCGTCACCCATCGACATAACATCGACAAGATCGACCGCATCATCGAGCTGTGCATTGCGCTGGAAGCCGACTTCGTCGAGCTCGCCACTTGCCAGTTCTACGGTTGGGCGCAACTCAATCGTGTCGGCCTGTTGCCGACCAAGGAACAACTGGTGCGTGCCGAACGCATCACCAACGAATACCGCGCAAAACTGGAAGCCGAAGGGCATCCGTGCAAGCTGATTTTCGTCACCCCGGATTACTACGAAGAACGCCCGAAAGCCTGCATGAACGGCTGGGGCAGCATCTTTCTGACGGTTACCCCGGACGGCACTGCCCTGCCCTGTCATGGCGCCCGCCAGCTGCCAGTGCAATTTCCCAATGTGCGCGATCACAGCATGCAGCACATCTGGTACGACTCGTTCGGCTTCAACCGCTTTCGCGGTTATGACTGGATGCCCGAGCCGTGCCGCTCTTGCGACGAGAAAGAAAAAGACTTCGGCGGCTGCCGCTGCCAGGCGTTCATGCTCACCGGTGATGCAAGCAACGCTGACCCTGTGTGCAGCAAGTCAGAACATCACGGCGTGATTCTCAAGGCCCGCGAAGAAGCCGAGACCGCCACCCAAACCATCGAACAACTGGCCTTTCGCAATGAACGAAACTCACGCCTCATCGCCAAGGGCTGA